In the Stigmatella erecta genome, one interval contains:
- the rnhA gene encoding ribonuclease HI, producing MALPLVHIYCDGACSPNPGIGGWGSILVSPAHGHARRELSGAEPETTNNRMELTAALMALRALKAPCQVQLFTDSQYVRNAFQEKWLERWQRTGWKTAAKQPVQNADLWQALLAQTQVHQVTWNWVRGHSGHVENERADAMAVAARLALAAQLGR from the coding sequence ATGGCGTTGCCCCTGGTCCATATCTATTGTGACGGTGCCTGTTCACCCAACCCCGGCATTGGCGGGTGGGGCTCCATCCTCGTCTCCCCGGCGCATGGCCACGCGCGCCGGGAGCTGAGCGGGGCCGAGCCGGAGACGACCAACAACCGCATGGAGCTGACCGCGGCGCTGATGGCCCTGCGCGCGCTGAAGGCCCCCTGCCAGGTGCAGCTCTTCACGGATTCGCAGTACGTGCGCAACGCCTTCCAGGAGAAGTGGCTGGAGAGGTGGCAGCGCACCGGGTGGAAGACGGCGGCCAAGCAGCCGGTGCAGAACGCGGACTTGTGGCAGGCCCTGCTGGCGCAGACCCAGGTCCACCAGGTGACGTGGAACTGGGTCCGGGGCCACTCCGGGCACGTGGAGAACGAGCGCGCGGACGCCATGGCGGTGGCCGCGCGGCTGGCGCTGGCGGCCCAGCTCGGGCGCTGA
- a CDS encoding lysophospholipid acyltransferase family protein gives MMNALFTVLNWLPERPRRAAVRRVIDAVWTRYADLQVTGREHLPLGPALYVCNHLSNADGLTLQRALQPLRVWFVAGVKLQSTVMTRLAAEAVDTIFIRPGSPDVEALRCAVTALQQGRSVLVFPEGGRSRTGALLRAKRGVSLIARRAGVPVVPVALTGTERMMPIDERNMGGERLHRARITVRIGAPFRVEDLHEEVEGARDSRQALADAIMGRVAALLPPGYQGEYARRHGAAVPEGLRPGASAGEERPLPH, from the coding sequence ATGATGAACGCCCTCTTCACCGTCCTGAACTGGCTGCCAGAGCGCCCTCGCCGTGCCGCGGTGCGGCGGGTGATTGACGCGGTCTGGACCCGCTACGCCGACTTGCAGGTGACGGGGCGCGAACACCTGCCCCTGGGCCCCGCCCTCTACGTGTGCAACCACCTGTCCAACGCGGACGGGCTCACCCTGCAGCGGGCCCTCCAGCCCCTGCGGGTGTGGTTCGTGGCGGGGGTGAAGCTGCAGAGCACGGTGATGACGCGCCTGGCCGCCGAGGCCGTGGACACCATCTTCATCCGCCCCGGCTCGCCGGACGTGGAGGCCCTGCGCTGCGCGGTCACCGCGCTCCAGCAGGGCCGCTCCGTGCTCGTCTTCCCGGAGGGCGGGCGCAGCAGGACGGGCGCCCTGCTCCGGGCCAAGCGGGGCGTGAGCCTCATCGCCCGCCGGGCCGGCGTGCCCGTGGTGCCCGTGGCCCTCACGGGCACCGAGCGGATGATGCCCATCGACGAGCGGAACATGGGGGGCGAGCGGCTGCACCGCGCCCGCATCACCGTGCGCATCGGCGCCCCGTTCCGCGTGGAGGACCTTCACGAGGAGGTGGAGGGCGCCCGGGACTCCCGCCAGGCCCTGGCCGACGCCATCATGGGCCGCGTGGCGGCCCTGCTGCCCCCCGGCTACCAGGGGGAATACGCGCGGCGGCACGGGGCCGCAGTGCCGGAGGGCCTGCGGCCGGGGGCCTCCGCCGGGGAGGAGCGGCCGCTGCCGCACTGA
- a CDS encoding sigma 54-interacting transcriptional regulator yields the protein MNAEGTAEGGNLQETLPYEHARLPGTTPVVRRFRLTIVEGPGMGSLWESASDVCSIGSHPLNDFPLDDSTVSRFHCEVRIGPKGSRVKDLDSTNGVIVDGVQVADAYLRGGSLLRLGRMVLRFDFSSETNRLQLSENMRFGSLIGTSVAMRGCFALLERASARDVTVLLEGETGTGKSQAALAIHQASSRRDKPFLVVDCGAIPSNLLESELFGHEKGAFTGATGRRAGAFEEAHGGTVFLDEIGELPPELQPKLLRVLETREIRRVGSNTYQPVDIRLIAATHRDLRAEVNAGRFRSDLFFRLAVLRILQPSLRQRPEDLPLLVDGILSSLGADPERTGALRTPEFIARMRHAAWPGNVRELRNYLERCLVFEDALALSEEETGPGGPLELDPGKPYADQRRRVVDDFERRYLRLLLEKHQGKVAQAAVTAGMDRVHLYRLLRRHGIKP from the coding sequence ATGAACGCCGAGGGTACGGCCGAGGGCGGCAACCTGCAGGAGACGCTCCCCTACGAGCACGCGCGGCTGCCCGGCACGACGCCCGTGGTGCGCCGCTTCCGGCTCACCATCGTCGAGGGCCCGGGCATGGGCTCCCTCTGGGAGTCCGCCTCGGACGTGTGCTCCATCGGCTCGCACCCGCTCAATGACTTCCCGCTGGATGACTCCACCGTGTCGCGCTTCCACTGCGAGGTGCGCATCGGGCCCAAGGGCTCCCGGGTGAAGGACCTGGACAGCACCAACGGCGTCATCGTCGATGGGGTGCAGGTGGCCGATGCGTACCTGCGCGGCGGCAGCCTGCTGCGGCTGGGGCGCATGGTGCTGCGCTTCGACTTCAGCTCGGAGACCAACCGGCTCCAGCTCTCCGAGAACATGCGCTTCGGCTCGCTGATTGGCACCTCGGTGGCCATGCGCGGCTGCTTCGCGCTGCTGGAGCGCGCCTCGGCCCGGGACGTGACGGTGCTCCTGGAGGGCGAGACGGGGACGGGCAAGAGCCAGGCGGCCCTCGCCATCCACCAGGCGAGCAGCCGGCGCGACAAGCCGTTCCTCGTGGTGGACTGCGGCGCCATCCCCTCGAACCTCCTGGAGAGCGAGCTGTTCGGCCACGAGAAGGGCGCCTTCACGGGGGCCACGGGCCGGCGCGCCGGGGCCTTCGAGGAGGCCCACGGCGGCACCGTCTTCCTGGACGAGATTGGCGAGCTGCCCCCGGAGCTGCAGCCCAAGCTCCTGCGCGTGCTGGAGACGCGGGAGATCCGCCGCGTGGGCAGCAACACGTACCAGCCGGTGGACATCCGGCTCATCGCCGCCACGCACCGCGACTTGCGCGCGGAGGTGAACGCGGGCCGCTTCCGCTCGGACCTCTTCTTCCGGCTGGCGGTGCTGCGCATCCTCCAGCCGTCCCTGCGCCAGCGCCCCGAGGACCTGCCGCTGCTCGTGGATGGCATCCTCTCCTCGCTGGGGGCGGACCCGGAGCGCACGGGCGCGCTGCGCACGCCGGAGTTCATCGCGCGGATGCGGCACGCGGCGTGGCCCGGCAACGTGCGCGAGCTGCGCAACTACCTGGAGCGGTGCCTCGTCTTCGAGGACGCGCTGGCGCTCTCCGAGGAGGAGACGGGTCCGGGCGGCCCCCTGGAGCTGGATCCGGGCAAGCCCTACGCGGATCAACGGCGCCGGGTGGTGGATGACTTCGAGCGGCGCTACCTGCGCCTGCTCCTGGAGAAGCACCAGGGCAAGGTGGCCCAGGCGGCGGTGACGGCGGGCATGGACCGGGTGCACCTCTACCGGCTGCTGCGCCGCCACGGCATCAAGCCCTGA
- a CDS encoding serine/threonine-protein kinase, which yields MSPGAEEALYGEELSPGALVGRWVVEHVHYRGPVSLLYRARDPQTGAASALKVMHSRFTAAHTALRRFRQEATTLQRLHHPHIVEVLGHGELPDGRPFIAMEWLPGRDLAAELAARGPLSPREALEILEQVGAALEAAHAAGVVHRDLKAHNVVCLRGGAEAVRVKLVDFGVAKDLSPRTPGTSSLTQTGAVLGTPLFMAPEQIRGEPPDARTDLYALGLLLFHLVTGTPPFLGATPHEVEEQHLHAPPPRPSERAPVPAALDAVVHRCLQKRREERYPTVGAMLEALRRAVHGGAGTLSAERTLALYAEACVEGEPDGAALERMDTLLESASAMAREAGLTVRVEGAGCMLAVAVLPEGAREEREARARLLASALALVRIAQALPSPPRVTLNVTLHVDAARRWREKACGTPSGTGGLLCLAGWAVAAPGHALIATEAALQGLEADFLAEPLREQARLGHRRVLGLR from the coding sequence ATGAGCCCCGGGGCCGAGGAGGCGCTCTACGGCGAGGAGCTGTCCCCCGGGGCCCTGGTGGGCCGCTGGGTGGTGGAGCACGTCCACTACCGGGGCCCGGTCTCCCTGCTCTACCGCGCGCGGGACCCGCAGACGGGGGCCGCCTCGGCCCTGAAAGTCATGCACTCGCGCTTCACCGCGGCCCACACCGCGCTGCGCCGCTTCCGCCAGGAGGCCACCACGCTCCAGCGGCTGCACCACCCGCACATCGTCGAGGTGCTGGGCCACGGGGAGCTGCCCGACGGCAGGCCCTTCATCGCCATGGAGTGGCTGCCAGGAAGGGACTTGGCCGCCGAGCTGGCCGCGCGCGGGCCCCTCTCCCCGCGCGAGGCGCTGGAAATCCTGGAGCAGGTGGGCGCCGCGCTCGAGGCGGCGCACGCGGCCGGCGTGGTGCACCGGGACCTGAAGGCGCACAACGTGGTGTGCCTGCGCGGGGGCGCCGAGGCCGTGCGCGTGAAGCTGGTGGACTTCGGGGTGGCCAAGGACCTGTCGCCGCGCACGCCGGGCACCTCCTCGCTCACGCAGACCGGCGCGGTGCTCGGCACCCCGCTGTTCATGGCCCCCGAGCAGATCCGCGGCGAGCCGCCCGACGCGCGCACGGACCTGTATGCCCTGGGCCTCCTGCTGTTCCACCTGGTGACGGGCACGCCGCCCTTCCTGGGCGCCACGCCGCACGAGGTGGAGGAGCAGCACCTGCACGCGCCCCCGCCGCGGCCCAGCGAGCGCGCGCCGGTGCCCGCGGCCCTGGACGCGGTGGTGCACCGCTGCCTGCAGAAGCGGCGCGAGGAGCGCTACCCCACCGTGGGGGCCATGCTGGAGGCGCTGCGGCGCGCGGTGCACGGGGGCGCGGGCACGCTCTCTGCCGAGCGCACCCTGGCGCTGTACGCCGAGGCGTGCGTGGAGGGCGAGCCGGACGGCGCCGCGCTGGAGCGGATGGACACCCTGCTGGAGAGCGCGAGCGCCATGGCGCGCGAGGCGGGGCTCACCGTGCGCGTGGAGGGCGCCGGCTGCATGCTGGCGGTGGCGGTGCTCCCGGAGGGGGCGCGCGAGGAGCGCGAGGCGCGCGCCCGGCTGCTGGCCTCGGCGCTGGCCCTGGTGCGCATCGCCCAGGCGCTGCCGAGCCCGCCCCGCGTCACGCTGAACGTCACCCTGCACGTGGATGCGGCGCGGCGGTGGCGGGAGAAGGCCTGTGGCACGCCCTCGGGCACGGGCGGCCTGCTGTGCCTGGCCGGCTGGGCGGTGGCCGCGCCCGGCCATGCGCTCATCGCCACCGAGGCGGCGCTCCAGGGGCTGGAGGCGGACTTCCTCGCCGAGCCCCTGCGGGAGCAGGCCCGGCTGGGCCACCGCCGCGTCCTCGGCCTGCGGTGA
- a CDS encoding serine/threonine-protein kinase, translating to MRCPACHRRLASGAVCPVHGGHPQPAPLPEPLPLPAVPGLRGASLLGTGGFSRVFTAYREEDGREVAVKMGLAPHPGLFAHEAAALRRVGPPTAPELLQHGTAGGHPFLVLEALRGQTLAAWMGALPGTGAARLPQVRELLAGLCAALERVHAVGLAHRDLKPENIFLREGGTLSLLDFGLARFLKGPDSEASAPDVRSVQRLGTPLYMAPEQCLDAREAGTAADLYALGILLFELLTGAPPFTGSVEEIRHGHVSLRPPSVSAHAGVPAGLDEVLRRCLAKNPAERFARASHVLDAFEAACQLTALLGTVPPPASGEEAPPREGLRRLAVLGLQTEAPVDAVLTVLEAHGGLLVRSGAWGYLAVFPERLSAEAGLRAGALAARKLTEEGPATAVLHLAELYVRPGVSTARVAGTALSSPGHWWTGAGPPGEVRVTAEARARLGPGATHAGPGGEHLLAREAVSLPLSPEPAPLVGREALLDGLCAEALGCLEAQTPGLCVLTGDTGHGKTRLLEALATRLEALGRIRVLRLRALPPDTPSPEALQQALWDAAAMRPRGTPGPAASSGAQRHITARALAEGLRQSARETPCVVLLDDAHLADPTSLDTLEMATLTGTHAPLWILLAARPSLRGLRPHFGERSAHASHAALPPLPPEASRALLLHLLRPVELIPEPVLARLEHLAQGVPLSLVELTGALRMAGALRASPGGGWYVAPDALLDVSATPLFERLAARALAGLPEVHQVLARLCAVMGHEVEVRRMDAAMRHLEARRDTGPMAAWDAGAGLERLVRAGLMQPAGPGRFAFRHPLLREALEAAVPPASRRALHAAALHALSGTGTATQRRRAHHAAGCGAHEEAARAFLALAEEARTAHLLVEAEQHYTRALALLSEGEEEPRAQALAGRGRVRHRLQLFREGLADLAAARALAEARRDEPRVVDLLLEEATARDWMEDVEGSSACAREALERIERLDDPRLSLRCTLARGRLHVRLGEWEAAARALRSAAEGAEWARDHETHVVALAMLGSALTFLDETAEAARCFEEALARCERAGDTLQRAATCTARVLLWLKRGDVPRMEEDLRHALSLGRELGHAQVERWATFNLAEVLYMQGRAHEALPLALRAHALGVRFFQEHPVPLDALLVARIQLALGDLAEAARQLRWIEAHCAPESLPPTAIMRRMVQLTVEQAPQGDAWQRLVEEARTCASADEMMELLLQATQRARQRGQEAEAHQWLEQAHQAVEGAPLWRARLEALRQALGAPL from the coding sequence ATGCGTTGCCCTGCTTGTCACCGCCGCCTCGCCTCCGGCGCGGTGTGTCCCGTGCACGGCGGGCATCCCCAGCCCGCCCCCCTCCCCGAGCCCCTGCCCTTGCCCGCCGTTCCCGGGCTGCGGGGCGCGAGCCTGCTGGGCACCGGGGGCTTCTCCCGCGTCTTCACCGCCTACCGCGAGGAGGATGGGCGCGAGGTGGCCGTGAAGATGGGCCTGGCCCCCCACCCCGGGCTCTTCGCGCACGAGGCCGCCGCCCTGCGCCGGGTGGGCCCGCCCACCGCCCCCGAGCTGCTCCAGCACGGCACGGCCGGAGGGCACCCCTTCCTCGTGCTGGAGGCCCTGCGCGGCCAGACCCTCGCCGCCTGGATGGGCGCGCTTCCGGGCACCGGCGCCGCCCGGCTGCCGCAGGTCCGCGAGCTGCTCGCGGGGCTGTGCGCCGCCCTGGAGCGGGTCCACGCCGTGGGCCTCGCCCACCGCGACCTCAAGCCCGAGAACATCTTCCTCCGCGAAGGCGGCACGCTCAGCCTCCTCGACTTCGGGCTCGCGCGCTTCCTCAAGGGTCCGGACAGCGAGGCCTCGGCCCCGGACGTCCGCTCCGTGCAGCGGCTGGGCACCCCGCTCTACATGGCCCCCGAGCAGTGCCTCGATGCCCGCGAGGCGGGCACCGCCGCCGACCTCTACGCGCTCGGCATCCTGCTCTTCGAGTTGCTGACCGGCGCCCCGCCCTTCACCGGGAGCGTGGAGGAGATCCGCCACGGCCACGTCAGCCTGCGCCCCCCGTCCGTCTCCGCCCACGCCGGGGTACCCGCGGGCCTCGACGAAGTGCTGCGCCGGTGTCTCGCCAAGAACCCCGCCGAGCGCTTCGCCCGGGCCTCCCACGTGCTCGACGCCTTCGAGGCCGCGTGCCAACTCACGGCCCTCCTGGGCACCGTCCCGCCTCCGGCTTCCGGTGAGGAAGCGCCTCCCCGCGAGGGGCTCCGGCGGCTCGCCGTCCTGGGCCTCCAGACGGAGGCGCCCGTGGACGCCGTCCTCACCGTCCTCGAAGCCCACGGGGGGCTCCTGGTCCGGAGCGGCGCCTGGGGCTACCTCGCCGTCTTCCCCGAGCGGCTCTCCGCGGAAGCGGGCCTGCGGGCAGGAGCGCTCGCGGCGCGCAAGCTCACCGAGGAGGGCCCGGCCACCGCCGTCCTCCACCTCGCCGAGCTGTACGTGCGCCCCGGCGTCAGCACCGCGCGCGTGGCCGGCACGGCCCTGTCCTCGCCCGGGCACTGGTGGACAGGCGCCGGTCCGCCCGGAGAGGTCCGCGTCACCGCCGAGGCCCGCGCCCGGCTCGGCCCCGGCGCCACCCACGCAGGGCCCGGCGGCGAGCACCTGCTGGCACGCGAGGCCGTATCGCTGCCGCTGAGCCCCGAGCCCGCGCCGCTGGTTGGCCGCGAGGCGCTGCTGGACGGACTGTGCGCGGAGGCCCTTGGCTGCCTGGAGGCGCAAACCCCCGGCCTGTGTGTCCTCACCGGCGACACGGGCCATGGCAAGACGCGCCTGCTGGAGGCGCTCGCCACGCGGCTGGAAGCCCTGGGGCGGATCCGCGTGCTGCGGCTGCGGGCGCTGCCTCCCGACACCCCCTCGCCCGAGGCCCTGCAACAGGCCCTCTGGGACGCCGCCGCGATGCGCCCCCGGGGAACCCCCGGCCCGGCGGCCTCCTCCGGCGCCCAGCGCCACATCACCGCGCGCGCCCTCGCCGAGGGCCTGCGCCAGAGCGCCCGCGAGACACCGTGCGTGGTGCTGCTGGACGACGCGCACCTGGCGGACCCCACCAGCCTGGACACGCTGGAGATGGCCACGCTCACGGGGACGCACGCCCCGCTGTGGATCCTCCTCGCCGCCCGCCCCTCCCTCCGGGGCCTGCGCCCCCACTTCGGCGAGCGCAGCGCCCACGCCTCCCACGCCGCCCTGCCGCCGCTGCCCCCCGAGGCGAGCCGCGCGCTGCTGCTGCACCTGCTCCGCCCCGTGGAGCTCATTCCCGAGCCCGTCCTGGCGCGGCTGGAGCACCTCGCCCAGGGGGTGCCCCTGTCCCTGGTGGAGCTCACCGGGGCCCTGCGGATGGCGGGGGCCCTGCGCGCCTCGCCCGGCGGGGGCTGGTATGTCGCCCCGGATGCGCTGCTGGATGTCTCGGCCACGCCCCTCTTCGAGCGGCTCGCCGCGCGCGCGCTCGCCGGGCTTCCCGAGGTCCACCAGGTGCTGGCGCGGCTGTGCGCGGTGATGGGCCACGAGGTGGAGGTGCGCCGGATGGACGCGGCGATGCGCCACCTGGAGGCCCGGCGGGACACAGGGCCCATGGCCGCGTGGGATGCGGGCGCGGGGCTGGAGCGGCTGGTCCGCGCCGGGCTGATGCAGCCCGCGGGCCCGGGCCGCTTCGCCTTCCGCCACCCCTTGCTGCGGGAAGCGCTGGAGGCGGCGGTGCCCCCGGCCTCCCGGCGCGCCCTGCATGCCGCCGCCCTGCACGCCCTGTCCGGCACCGGCACCGCCACCCAGCGCCGGCGCGCGCACCACGCCGCGGGGTGCGGCGCGCACGAGGAGGCCGCGCGGGCGTTTCTCGCGCTGGCGGAGGAGGCCCGCACGGCCCACCTCCTGGTGGAGGCCGAGCAGCACTACACGCGCGCGCTCGCGCTGCTGTCCGAGGGCGAGGAGGAGCCCCGCGCCCAGGCGCTGGCGGGCCGGGGCCGGGTGCGCCACCGGCTCCAGCTCTTCCGCGAGGGGCTCGCCGACCTGGCCGCCGCGCGCGCCCTGGCCGAGGCCCGGCGGGACGAGCCCCGGGTGGTGGACCTGCTCCTGGAGGAGGCCACCGCGCGGGACTGGATGGAGGACGTGGAGGGCTCGTCGGCCTGCGCGCGCGAGGCGCTGGAGCGCATCGAGCGCCTGGATGATCCCCGCCTCTCGCTGCGCTGCACCCTGGCGCGAGGCCGGCTGCACGTGCGCCTGGGCGAGTGGGAGGCCGCGGCGAGGGCCCTCCGCTCGGCGGCGGAAGGGGCCGAGTGGGCCCGGGACCACGAAACGCACGTGGTGGCCCTGGCGATGCTGGGCTCCGCCCTGACGTTCCTGGACGAAACCGCCGAGGCCGCGCGCTGCTTCGAGGAGGCCCTGGCGCGCTGCGAGCGCGCGGGCGACACGCTGCAGCGCGCGGCCACGTGCACGGCCCGGGTGCTGCTGTGGCTCAAGCGCGGGGACGTGCCGCGCATGGAGGAGGACCTGCGCCACGCCCTGTCGCTGGGGCGGGAGCTGGGCCATGCCCAGGTGGAGCGCTGGGCCACCTTCAACCTGGCCGAGGTGCTGTACATGCAGGGCCGTGCCCACGAGGCCCTGCCGCTGGCCCTGCGCGCGCACGCGCTGGGCGTGCGCTTCTTCCAGGAGCACCCGGTGCCGCTCGATGCCCTGCTCGTGGCGCGCATCCAGCTGGCCCTGGGAGACCTGGCGGAGGCGGCCCGGCAGCTGCGGTGGATCGAAGCGCACTGTGCCCCGGAGTCCCTGCCGCCCACCGCCATCATGCGCCGCATGGTGCAGCTGACGGTGGAGCAGGCCCCCCAGGGGGACGCCTGGCAGCGCCTGGTGGAGGAGGCCCGCACGTGCGCCTCGGCCGACGAGATGATGGAGCTGCTGCTCCAGGCCACCCAGCGTGCCCGGCAGCGGGGCCAGGAGGCCGAGGCCCACCAGTGGCTGGAGCAGGCCCACCAGGCCGTGGAGGGCGCCCCCCTGTGGCGCGCGCGCCTGGAGGCCCTGCGTCAGGCCCTGGGCGCCCCGCTGTAG
- a CDS encoding RidA family protein, giving the protein MPRELVNPPNLYNSVQYGFSHAALQHGGRTLHLAGQVAWNAQGDLVGAGDLARQTRQVLENLKGVLTAVGARPTDLVRLRTYVVKHTPDKLGVVLGEIKAFYEGAEPAPNTYLGVEALALPELLVEIEAIAVIP; this is encoded by the coding sequence ATGCCCCGTGAACTCGTGAACCCGCCGAACCTCTACAACAGCGTTCAGTATGGCTTCTCCCACGCGGCCCTCCAGCACGGAGGCCGGACGCTGCACCTGGCGGGGCAGGTGGCCTGGAACGCCCAGGGGGACCTCGTGGGCGCGGGGGACCTGGCCCGGCAGACGCGCCAGGTGCTGGAGAACCTCAAGGGGGTGCTCACCGCCGTGGGCGCGCGGCCCACGGACCTCGTGCGCCTGCGCACCTACGTGGTGAAGCACACGCCGGACAAGCTGGGCGTCGTGCTCGGTGAAATCAAAGCCTTCTACGAGGGCGCGGAGCCGGCCCCCAACACCTATCTCGGCGTCGAGGCGCTCGCCCTGCCCGAGCTGCTCGTCGAGATCGAGGCGATCGCCGTCATTCCCTGA
- a CDS encoding RluA family pseudouridine synthase, producing MRPWVTPLEPPPAPEELPPAFPSPFDARGPHALAERAARRLQAELRTGTVAPGVPTSLLEAPEGGKMFGVLAVQTPEGRIGFLRAFSGMLAGQWELDGFVPPLFDRQAWQALEPRGEATVKALLSRAEALRTSPERAQLQAAQAARHERHARERAELKARHEARRHQRHARRQALMAASPLTEEERRQALHALDQESRGDKAERRKLEAAQEHAHRAEAQALARLERRLGALERLRRIVSRALMKQLHGTYALRNARGVLRPLREVFAPGEPPSGAADCAAPKLLAFAFAQGLRPLALAEFWWGAPPSTGGRVSGAFYGACREKCGPLLPFLLEGLPVSAPRAFVPPVAPVPAGALSVVFEDAWLVVLDKPWGLLSVPGKGEALRDSVLTRLQARYPHAQGPLLVHRLDLDTSGLLVAALDSRTHAALQRQFLHREVHKRYVAWLDGPVRGEHGTIALPLRVDLHDRPRQIHDPVHGKPALTEWHVLERREARTRVALTPHTGRTHQLRVHAAHPLGLGAPIVGDRLYGHEDVRLLLHAEALAFRHPATGQRVAFERPAPF from the coding sequence GTGAGACCGTGGGTCACGCCATTGGAGCCCCCTCCCGCCCCCGAGGAGCTGCCGCCCGCCTTCCCCAGCCCCTTCGACGCGCGGGGCCCCCACGCGCTGGCCGAGCGGGCCGCGCGGCGGCTCCAGGCGGAGCTGCGGACAGGCACGGTGGCGCCCGGTGTGCCCACCTCGCTGCTGGAGGCCCCCGAGGGGGGCAAGATGTTCGGCGTGCTGGCCGTCCAGACGCCCGAGGGCCGCATCGGCTTTCTCCGCGCCTTCTCCGGCATGCTGGCGGGCCAGTGGGAGCTCGACGGCTTCGTCCCCCCGCTCTTCGACCGGCAGGCCTGGCAGGCCCTGGAGCCCCGGGGGGAGGCCACCGTGAAGGCCCTGCTCTCCCGCGCCGAGGCGCTGCGCACCTCCCCGGAGCGCGCCCAGCTCCAGGCGGCCCAGGCGGCCCGGCACGAGCGCCACGCGCGGGAGCGGGCGGAGCTGAAGGCCCGGCACGAGGCCCGGCGCCACCAGCGCCACGCGCGGCGCCAGGCGCTGATGGCCGCCTCTCCCCTGACGGAGGAGGAGCGGCGCCAGGCGCTCCACGCGCTCGACCAGGAGAGCCGCGGCGACAAGGCGGAGCGCCGCAAGCTGGAGGCGGCCCAGGAGCACGCGCACCGCGCGGAGGCGCAGGCCCTGGCCCGGCTGGAGCGGCGGCTCGGGGCGCTGGAGCGCTTGCGGCGCATCGTCAGCCGGGCGCTCATGAAGCAGCTTCACGGCACCTACGCCCTGCGCAACGCGCGGGGGGTGCTCCGCCCCTTGCGGGAGGTGTTCGCCCCCGGCGAGCCGCCCTCGGGGGCCGCCGACTGCGCCGCCCCCAAGCTCCTCGCCTTCGCCTTCGCCCAGGGGCTGCGCCCGCTGGCGCTCGCCGAGTTCTGGTGGGGCGCGCCGCCCTCCACGGGGGGCCGCGTCTCCGGCGCGTTCTACGGGGCCTGCCGCGAGAAGTGCGGCCCGCTGCTCCCCTTCCTGCTGGAGGGCCTCCCAGTCTCCGCCCCCCGCGCCTTCGTGCCCCCGGTGGCCCCGGTCCCCGCCGGTGCGCTCTCCGTCGTCTTCGAGGATGCGTGGCTCGTGGTGCTCGACAAGCCCTGGGGGCTGCTGTCCGTGCCGGGAAAGGGCGAGGCGCTGCGGGACTCGGTGCTCACCCGGCTCCAGGCCCGCTACCCCCACGCGCAGGGGCCCCTGCTCGTGCACCGGCTGGACCTGGACACCTCGGGCCTGCTCGTGGCGGCCCTGGACTCGCGCACCCACGCCGCGCTGCAACGGCAGTTCCTCCACCGGGAGGTGCACAAGCGCTACGTGGCCTGGCTCGATGGCCCTGTGCGCGGGGAGCACGGCACCATCGCCCTGCCCCTGCGCGTGGACCTGCACGACCGGCCCCGGCAGATTCATGACCCCGTGCACGGCAAGCCCGCGCTCACGGAGTGGCACGTGCTGGAGCGGCGGGAAGCGCGCACCCGGGTGGCCCTCACGCCCCACACCGGCCGGACGCACCAGCTGCGCGTGCACGCGGCCCACCCGCTCGGCCTCGGGGCCCCCATCGTGGGCGACCGCCTCTATGGACACGAGGACGTGCGCCTGCTGCTGCACGCCGAGGCGCTCGCGTTCCGGCACCCGGCCACGGGCCAGCGCGTCGCCTTCGAGCGGCCCGCGCCCTTCTGA